One Streptomyces sp. SAI-135 DNA segment encodes these proteins:
- a CDS encoding CoA transferase, which translates to MTGIKFVVREGAPQGRLPVLKLARACVAECALAAAGLGARRAGLAEAPTVLVDDGAVATAFLSERHLLINGRAPVNFAPLSRFWRTADGWVRTHANYPHHRARLLDALGVPEDTAAVEAALAERSALDVEEAVYAAGGLAVALRSPAQWAAHPQAAEVAKRPLVERGRLDTARVRAFAPVGTSPLLPAAGLRVLDLTRVLAGPVATRTLALLGADVLRLDAPRLPELPDQHADTGLGKRSATLDLADDRQIFEELLAAADVVVTGYRPGALDRFGLSAEALAERRPGVVVAQLSAWGAYGPWGERRGFDSLVQAATGIAVLEGSAQRPGALPAQALDHGTGYLLAAAVLRALAEQSYEGGSRFVRLALARTALWLTDGVDGTGDLAAGCTQSGSYDGPGPWLSETDSALGRLRYALSPVSFEGGPVDWERPPVPWGTDAARWH; encoded by the coding sequence GACTCGGAGCGCGGCGGGCCGGGCTCGCCGAGGCGCCGACGGTCCTGGTGGACGACGGAGCGGTCGCCACCGCCTTCCTGAGCGAGCGTCACCTGTTGATCAACGGTCGCGCCCCGGTCAACTTCGCTCCGCTGTCCCGGTTCTGGCGGACCGCGGACGGGTGGGTGCGGACGCACGCGAACTACCCGCACCACCGGGCGCGGTTGCTCGACGCGCTGGGGGTGCCGGAGGACACGGCGGCCGTCGAGGCGGCGCTCGCCGAACGGTCGGCCCTGGACGTCGAGGAAGCCGTGTACGCGGCGGGCGGTCTCGCCGTCGCCCTGCGCTCGCCCGCACAGTGGGCCGCGCATCCGCAGGCGGCCGAGGTGGCGAAACGGCCCCTGGTCGAACGCGGGCGACTGGACACGGCACGCGTGCGTGCCTTCGCTCCCGTCGGCACCTCTCCCCTGCTGCCGGCCGCGGGTCTGCGCGTCCTGGACCTGACACGGGTGCTCGCGGGCCCGGTCGCCACCCGCACGCTCGCCCTGCTCGGCGCGGACGTCCTGCGCCTGGACGCACCCCGGCTCCCCGAACTGCCGGACCAGCACGCCGACACCGGCCTCGGGAAGCGGTCGGCGACGCTCGACCTGGCCGACGACCGGCAGATCTTCGAGGAGCTGCTCGCGGCGGCGGACGTGGTCGTCACCGGCTACCGGCCCGGCGCGCTGGACCGGTTCGGACTGTCCGCCGAGGCCCTGGCGGAACGGCGGCCCGGGGTGGTCGTCGCCCAGTTGTCGGCGTGGGGCGCGTACGGGCCCTGGGGTGAACGGCGGGGCTTCGACAGCCTCGTGCAGGCGGCCACCGGGATCGCGGTGCTGGAGGGTTCGGCGCAGCGGCCGGGAGCGCTGCCCGCGCAGGCTCTCGACCACGGCACGGGGTACCTGCTGGCGGCAGCCGTGCTGCGGGCGCTGGCCGAGCAGTCGTACGAGGGCGGGAGCCGGTTCGTGCGGCTGGCGCTCGCACGGACGGCCCTGTGGCTGACCGACGGCGTGGACGGAACGGGCGACCTGGCCGCGGGATGCACCCAGAGCGGTTCCTACGACGGTCCCGGACCCTGGTTGTCCGAGACGGACAGTGCGCTCGGAAGGCTGCGGTACGCGCTGTCGCCGGTCTCCTTCGAGGGTGGTCCGGTGGACTGGGAGCGGCCTCCGGTGCCGTGGGGGACGGACGCCGCCCGCTGGCACTGA